In Serratia liquefaciens ATCC 27592, the genomic stretch CTGCGTAACGTTGGGCAACCGTGGGTTGATGTGCATCGTGAAGCAATAAGTCGACTGGATAAGGAAGAGCCGATTTTTTATTTGGTTGCATTACAGCGTAAAAATTTGAGCAGCTATGTACGTTATGGCGAATCGAGTTACTACAGCGGGCTTTGCATCGATGAGCAAGGATTGTTGCAGAAGGTTAATCCTGAATTCACTGCAGAAGACGTCCCGGTTCGATGCCGTTGTTGTACGTATACCTTCAATGGTGAACGAGTGCCTGTAACTGAAAAGAACTGGCTAAAACCTTACGAAAAGGAAAACTGGGAATGATGATGAAAGAACAGGTTCTACAGAAAGAAAACCCTTGGGGGCGGGTAGTCAGGTTAAGGACTCAGTTATCTCAACATGCAATTTAACATAATATACATTATGCGCACCTATGTGGCTCTACGTAGAATCTGAGCTTTTGGGCTTTACCATGGCCTTTTATTCATATCCCGTTATGCCGATGCTTTACGCTTAATGCCATGCTGATTCAAACACTCAATGTTTCATCCGGAATCTCTCCGCCATGAAAAGCAAATTCACACTGAGTTTCTTCTCACCGGTTTTGCACTGTGCACTAAAAAGCATTCTCCCTTGTGCCGATGTTTTCCAGAACAGATAACCTTCTTCACGCACAGGATTATGGCAGTTCTCATCTTGGTGATCGTGCATCGTAAATTGTGGCCTGGTGTTTTGGGATGAAATGACATCCATGGCCGGTGCACTAATATGAAACAGGATCAGCGTTTGAACTCATACTGCGTATACAGCAATTCTGGGATAGAAACATCAACTCGCACCTCACTCACCGTGACATTGTCACCTTAACCAAACTGCTTTTATCTGGGCATATGCCCTGTAACCCCGATTCATTCAGCTTGCGCTTGGTGTCCTGCAGCGTTTCCCGCTGATTACTCAGCGTCGCCATCATGCGATCAATCTCCTCAAGCCGCGCATCAAGCTTCTGCATAAGGCTGTCCTGGTACGCCATTCCTTCCAGCGACAGCACGCCGCGGATCGTATCCAGTGCAAAACCCAGATTTTGTCCGATCTGGATAAGATGCAAACGCTCCAGCGAGGTCTCGCTATAAACACGATACCCGTTGGCGCTGCGCGATGCCTTAGGCAGTAATCCCTGTTGCTCATAGTAACGTATTGCCGATGCGGCGAGACCCGAACGCTCTGCCAATTCCCCTATTTTCATTTCGCTTGACCTTAAAGTTAACTTTAATCTTAGGCACGCCAGAACGGTGCGCAGGTTTGGATGCAGATTAACCATCCTGGCCGCCAGGTCATGGCAAGTATGGGGGGCGAAGCCTGGGCACCGTCGGCCGTTCCCGTGGAAATGGGTAAGCACAGCAAGTTATTCGCACAACCGACGGCCATGAGCCAGGCGCAGATCGATGAGGTGATCGAACGTTTTGCTACCACCGCTTATGCTGCCGAACACGCTGGATTTACTGGCGTACAAATCCACGCAGCACACGGCTATCTGCTCTCGCAATTTTTGTCTCCCTTGACCAATAGACGTCACGATCAATGGGGTGGCAGCCTCGCTAATCGTGCTCGCTTACTGTTAGAGGTCGTGGGAGCCGTGCGTGAACGTGTCTCGCCAAGCTTTTGCGTTTCGATCAAGCTAAACTCGGCTGATTTTCAGCGCGGTGGCTTCTCTGAAGAAGATGCGCAACAAGTGATTTTGTTGCTGAATGAATTGCCAGTCGACCTGATTGAACTGTCAGGAGGCAGCTACGAAAGCCCAGCGATGCAGGGTAACGCCGCGGATGGACGCACATTGGCGCGCGAAGCCTATTTTTTGGAGTTTGCCCGCGATCTTGCCGCCGTCGCCCACATGCCGGTGATGACAACGGGAGGTATCGCCCGTAAGTCCGTGGCGCAGCAGGTGTTGGATAGCGGTGTCGCCGTGGCGGGTATAGCAACAGCCATGGCACAGGTTCCTGACCTGCCGCTCCAGTGGAAAGCCGGTAATGAACCTTATGCACTGCCAAAACCGGTAACATGGGAAAATAAAACCATGGCAGGCTTGGCACGAATGGCTTTGGTCACTCGCCGCTTACGCGCACTGGGCGAAGGGCGTACTCGCGCCAGCCGTTATTCCCCCCTGTTTACATTAATCATCAACCAGTTACGTACCAAGCGCATCACCCGTCGTTATCGTCAATGGCGCCAGCAGCGGGCCTAAGCCATCTCGTTACGTGCGCCCTGTCAGCAAAAATAAACTGCATAACATTCGATCGCTTCGCCCTGCTTATCGGGTGAAGCGTAGAGTTAC encodes the following:
- a CDS encoding MerR family transcriptional regulator, whose amino-acid sequence is MKIGELAERSGLAASAIRYYEQQGLLPKASRSANGYRVYSETSLERLHLIQIGQNLGFALDTIRGVLSLEGMAYQDSLMQKLDARLEEIDRMMATLSNQRETLQDTKRKLNESGLQGICPDKSSLVKVTMSR